A genomic region of Limnohabitans curvus contains the following coding sequences:
- a CDS encoding ion transporter: MTTGFKNTLMEILDGSPKHTASRYVEWLITLVVLVNCSAVILDSVPEIHAEFKEFFHELEFWSVMFFTVEYIARVWSLGAKYNRDNGGSWKGRFEYMLSPFGLVDFFATMPHYMHMFFPALDLRILRVLRLLRILKLSKYNTALQDLFHAVYSERQAFGSAVFLLTIATIVSASLMHFAEGHHQPEFFGTIPHSIYWAIVTITSGYGNVEPLTKAGEAIALITGFLGVCMAAIMTGIVASAFSNQVARKKAAFEAQLREVFSDGNMSEEEQATLKRLQAHYRLSDEQVEAMMLRAKNKSSSNE; encoded by the coding sequence ATGACTACAGGTTTTAAGAACACCCTGATGGAAATCTTGGACGGTTCGCCCAAACATACGGCGAGTCGCTACGTCGAATGGCTGATCACCCTGGTGGTGTTGGTCAATTGTTCTGCGGTGATTCTTGACTCCGTCCCAGAAATCCACGCCGAATTCAAAGAATTTTTTCACGAGTTGGAGTTTTGGAGCGTGATGTTCTTCACGGTGGAGTACATCGCTCGCGTGTGGTCACTGGGCGCCAAGTACAACCGTGACAACGGTGGTTCATGGAAAGGCCGCTTTGAATACATGCTCAGCCCGTTTGGTTTGGTGGACTTCTTTGCCACCATGCCGCATTACATGCACATGTTCTTCCCTGCACTCGACCTGCGCATCTTGCGCGTGCTGCGTTTGCTGCGAATCTTGAAACTCTCCAAATACAACACAGCGCTGCAAGACTTGTTTCATGCGGTGTACTCCGAACGTCAAGCGTTTGGCTCCGCCGTGTTTTTGCTGACCATTGCCACCATCGTGTCGGCCTCGTTGATGCATTTCGCCGAAGGTCACCACCAACCCGAGTTCTTTGGCACGATCCCCCATTCGATCTATTGGGCCATCGTCACCATCACCTCGGGCTACGGCAACGTCGAACCTCTCACTAAAGCAGGTGAAGCGATTGCGCTGATCACCGGTTTCTTGGGTGTGTGTATGGCCGCCATCATGACCGGTATCGTGGCTTCGGCGTTCTCTAACCAAGTGGCACGTAAGAAAGCCGCGTTTGAAGCGCAACTGCGTGAAGTCTTTTCTGACGGCAATATGTCTGAAGAGGAACAAGCCACTCTGAAGCGCCTACAAGCCCATTACCGTTTGTCAGATGAACAAGTCGAAGCCATGATGCTGCGCGCCAAAAACAAATCGTCGTCCAATGAATGA
- a CDS encoding DUF4337 domain-containing protein: MSEVPETELPEHGNDPFRTRCAMLVSLLAMCLAIASLGGNNASKESMSNNILASNAYSFYQAKNIRQTDYKIAADELRIQLSNDKFSPAGKALAEKKLEAYEKNIARYESEPETGDGKKELMEKAKAHEHERDIALRQDPWFDYAEALLQIAIVLTSVAILTGAHVLFWVPCALGMLGIFSTINGFLLLI; this comes from the coding sequence ATGAGTGAAGTTCCAGAAACCGAATTGCCAGAGCACGGCAACGATCCGTTTCGCACGCGTTGTGCCATGTTGGTCTCTTTGTTGGCCATGTGTTTGGCCATTGCCAGCTTGGGCGGCAACAACGCCTCCAAAGAAAGCATGAGCAACAACATCTTGGCATCGAACGCCTATTCGTTCTACCAAGCCAAAAACATCCGCCAGACCGACTACAAAATCGCAGCCGACGAGCTGCGCATCCAGCTCAGCAATGACAAGTTCTCGCCTGCTGGCAAAGCCTTGGCTGAGAAAAAACTTGAAGCCTACGAAAAGAACATTGCACGCTACGAGTCCGAACCAGAAACGGGTGACGGCAAAAAAGAGCTGATGGAAAAGGCCAAAGCGCACGAACATGAACGTGACATCGCACTGCGACAAGATCCATGGTTTGACTACGCAGAAGCCCTGCTGCAAATTGCCATCGTGCTCACCTCAGTGGCCATCCTGACGGGGGCACATGTGTTGTTCTGGGTGCCATGCGCCTTAGGCATGCTGGGTATTTTTTCAACCATCAACGGCTTCTTGCTTTTGATTTAA
- a CDS encoding ion transporter: MEMTKQDKFLQDLNVEAILGQDQEANIPRDLPMRKWLYSWLLDPNIPGNLQAALDKWISYLIIANLFTLMFEHVPAVYEPYRAWFELFDIFSVAVFTIEYALRLYLAPEDEEFKNRKSARWGFVSSPFAIIDFLAVAPFYLKAFIPIDLRVLRFLRLLRILKLFRVLIPAIAEFKELNKDRTFRQKVHALVFPSNYGGTMQNIFEVFIAVWVLLSVLAVILESVKGIHYVLHLQFVILDAVAVGIFTLEYCMRIYSCVEEPGYKGAVMGRFKQAKSPSTFIDFLAVLPFFLEVFLHHLMDLRFLRVFRLARLLKLTRGSDATAVLVKVVVREWPVMSAATFIMFLLLVLTASLGYLFEYDAQPEKFENIPTSIYWAVITLASVGYGDISPVTPMGRAMTSILALMGIGIFAIPAALLASAFSDELVKERDQLKANLFSILKDGHISDEEAAVIRAEAKRLHLTVAEVNALIEVVVKEHELEERNPLPIHKIAENPALAVEHFKVLLGQIRQLGVQTDEAKFEAAAQQGARLSSSELALWHKIQGNS; the protein is encoded by the coding sequence ATGGAAATGACTAAACAAGACAAATTTCTACAAGACCTCAACGTAGAGGCCATTCTGGGTCAAGACCAAGAGGCCAACATCCCACGTGACTTGCCCATGCGCAAGTGGCTCTACTCTTGGTTGCTCGACCCAAACATTCCGGGGAACCTACAAGCCGCCTTAGACAAATGGATCAGTTATCTGATCATCGCCAACTTGTTCACCTTGATGTTCGAACACGTGCCCGCGGTTTACGAACCCTACCGTGCTTGGTTTGAGCTCTTTGACATCTTCTCTGTGGCCGTCTTCACCATTGAATACGCCTTGCGCTTGTACCTCGCGCCAGAGGACGAAGAGTTCAAGAACCGCAAGAGCGCGCGCTGGGGCTTTGTCTCTAGCCCATTTGCCATCATCGACTTCTTGGCTGTGGCGCCTTTTTACTTGAAGGCGTTCATTCCCATCGACTTGCGCGTGTTGCGATTCCTGCGACTCTTGCGAATCCTCAAGTTGTTCCGCGTCTTGATTCCAGCCATCGCTGAATTCAAAGAACTCAACAAAGACCGCACCTTCCGCCAAAAGGTTCACGCCCTCGTGTTCCCCAGCAACTACGGCGGCACCATGCAAAACATCTTTGAGGTGTTCATTGCGGTGTGGGTGTTGTTGTCTGTGTTGGCGGTGATCTTGGAGTCGGTCAAAGGCATTCATTACGTGCTGCATTTGCAATTCGTGATCTTGGACGCCGTGGCTGTCGGCATCTTCACCTTGGAGTACTGCATGCGCATTTACTCCTGCGTGGAAGAGCCCGGCTACAAAGGTGCGGTGATGGGACGCTTCAAACAAGCCAAATCGCCATCCACCTTCATCGACTTCTTGGCCGTGCTGCCCTTCTTCTTAGAAGTGTTCTTGCACCACCTGATGGACTTGCGTTTCTTGCGAGTGTTCCGTTTGGCCCGATTGCTCAAACTCACACGCGGCAGCGATGCCACAGCCGTGTTGGTCAAAGTCGTGGTGCGTGAATGGCCCGTCATGAGCGCGGCCACCTTCATCATGTTCTTGCTGTTGGTCTTGACGGCCAGCTTGGGCTACTTGTTCGAATACGACGCTCAGCCTGAGAAGTTTGAAAACATCCCCACGTCGATCTACTGGGCGGTGATTACCTTGGCGTCCGTGGGCTATGGCGACATTTCACCCGTGACCCCCATGGGTCGTGCGATGACCAGCATCTTGGCGCTGATGGGCATTGGTATCTTCGCCATCCCCGCTGCGTTGTTGGCCTCGGCCTTCAGCGATGAGTTGGTCAAAGAACGTGACCAGTTGAAAGCCAACTTGTTCAGCATCCTCAAAGATGGCCATATCAGCGATGAAGAAGCCGCTGTCATTCGTGCTGAAGCCAAGCGCTTGCATTTGACTGTGGCCGAAGTCAACGCCTTGATTGAGGTGGTGGTCAAAGAACACGAGCTTGAAGAGCGCAACCCGCTGCCCATCCACAAGATTGCAGAAAACCCAGCCTTGGCGGTGGAGCATTTCAAAGTCTTGTTGGGCCAAATCAGACAGCTCGGCGTGCAAACCGATGAAGCCAAATTTGAGGCAGCTGCACAACAAGGTGCGCGATTGTCATCAAGCGAGCTTGCTTTGTGGCACAAAATTCAGGGCAACAGCTAA
- a CDS encoding putative Na+/H+ antiporter, whose protein sequence is MTPISIEWVAAFLFAVALAHTFAAKFFERLSHRYPAHAGLFHLLGEVEVVFGFWAIVLIVCMAWLQDGTQALAYAESRQYTEPLFVFVVMVVAASKPILSFVMSAVDAASRLMPMRASLAKAWLGLCAVPLLGSAITEPAAMTIAALMLASQVFRTEVPERVKYFALGVLFVNVSIGGTLTSYAAPPVLMVATVWGWDSAFMFAQFGWKAALAVLVNATAAVFVLRNHLGVNSHAVEPGVTDPIPKTVMAVHLFFLAAVVALAHYPVAFIGLFVMFMGFAQAYERYQNPLILKEALLVGFFLAGLVVLGGMQQWWLQPIVSTMNPQVLFYGTTVLTAFTDNAALTYLGSLILDISDEAKYSLVAGAVAGGGLTVIANAPNPAGVALLRAGFADASVGAGGLLLGALFPTAVAMAALLLL, encoded by the coding sequence ATGACCCCTATTTCTATTGAGTGGGTGGCTGCTTTTCTATTTGCAGTCGCTTTAGCCCACACCTTTGCCGCCAAGTTCTTTGAACGGCTGTCCCATCGTTATCCTGCGCATGCTGGCTTGTTTCACCTCTTGGGTGAAGTCGAGGTTGTGTTTGGCTTTTGGGCCATCGTCCTGATCGTGTGCATGGCATGGCTGCAAGACGGCACGCAAGCTTTGGCTTATGCCGAATCGCGCCAATACACCGAGCCACTGTTTGTGTTTGTGGTGATGGTGGTGGCGGCGTCTAAACCTATTTTGAGTTTTGTCATGTCGGCAGTAGATGCGGCCTCGCGACTCATGCCCATGCGGGCCTCGCTGGCCAAGGCGTGGTTAGGTCTGTGTGCCGTGCCCTTGTTGGGCTCGGCCATCACCGAACCTGCTGCCATGACTATCGCCGCGTTGATGTTGGCCTCGCAGGTGTTTCGTACGGAAGTGCCTGAGCGGGTGAAGTACTTTGCGCTGGGGGTGTTGTTTGTCAACGTGTCGATTGGTGGCACGCTCACTTCATATGCCGCACCGCCCGTGTTAATGGTGGCCACTGTGTGGGGCTGGGACAGCGCGTTTATGTTTGCCCAGTTTGGCTGGAAGGCTGCGTTGGCTGTGCTGGTTAATGCCACAGCGGCGGTGTTTGTGCTGCGCAACCATTTGGGTGTGAACAGCCATGCTGTCGAGCCAGGCGTGACAGACCCCATTCCCAAAACTGTGATGGCCGTGCACTTGTTTTTTTTGGCGGCGGTGGTGGCTTTGGCGCATTACCCCGTGGCGTTCATTGGGCTGTTTGTGATGTTCATGGGGTTTGCACAAGCCTATGAGCGCTACCAAAACCCGCTGATTTTGAAAGAGGCTTTGTTGGTGGGCTTTTTCTTGGCGGGCTTGGTGGTGTTGGGCGGCATGCAGCAGTGGTGGCTGCAGCCCATTGTCTCGACCATGAACCCGCAGGTGTTGTTCTACGGAACCACGGTGCTGACGGCCTTTACCGATAACGCGGCGCTGACGTATTTGGGCTCGCTGATTTTGGATATTTCGGACGAAGCCAAATACAGCTTGGTGGCCGGTGCGGTGGCCGGCGGCGGCCTGACCGTGATTGCCAACGCACCCAACCCCGCGGGTGTGGCGCTGCTGCGTGCGGGGTTTGCCGATGCGTCGGTGGGGGCGGGTGGATTGTTATTAGGGGCTTTGTTTCCTACTGCGGTGGCCATGGCGGCCTTGCTTTTGTTGTGA
- a CDS encoding ion transporter produces MTTAAPTLTTFQRIKRRTFEIMEGEVPDKYSHFVEIFIALLVVANVVGIILESVPEIHEAFMAEFHAFDVFSVAVFSIEFVLRVWSYSEKYIHNGGTAWQGRKEYVFSFYGIIDFVSTVPFYLQLLFPGADLRVLRMFRLMRIFKLSRYNSAFEDMVAAVKAEKDSFSSAVFLLFISCLLFSSLIYIIEGHEQPEVFPSIPAAMHWFVITIISGWGNVDPVTFLGSLLVILTQILSIALAAILTGVVATAYTAQVERRQALYEMEVRSVLADGVVTDEEQAKLKMMQAKLGMSDDQVQSIVNQMEEEKHISAANKQS; encoded by the coding sequence ATGACCACAGCAGCTCCTACCCTCACCACGTTCCAACGCATCAAGCGTCGCACCTTCGAAATCATGGAAGGTGAAGTGCCTGACAAGTACAGCCACTTCGTTGAAATCTTCATCGCCTTGCTGGTGGTGGCCAACGTGGTTGGCATCATCTTGGAGTCGGTTCCTGAAATTCATGAAGCCTTCATGGCCGAGTTTCATGCCTTTGACGTGTTCAGCGTGGCCGTGTTTTCAATCGAATTCGTTTTACGCGTTTGGTCGTACAGCGAAAAATACATCCACAACGGTGGTACCGCGTGGCAAGGCCGCAAAGAGTACGTGTTCAGCTTCTACGGCATCATCGACTTTGTCAGCACCGTGCCGTTCTACTTGCAGCTGCTTTTCCCAGGCGCAGATTTGCGCGTGTTGCGCATGTTCCGTTTGATGCGAATTTTCAAACTGTCGCGCTACAACAGCGCGTTTGAAGACATGGTGGCGGCTGTCAAAGCTGAGAAAGACTCTTTCTCCTCAGCTGTGTTCTTGCTGTTCATCAGCTGTTTGCTGTTCTCTTCGTTGATTTACATCATCGAAGGTCATGAGCAACCCGAGGTGTTTCCCTCCATCCCTGCGGCGATGCACTGGTTTGTCATCACCATCATCTCGGGCTGGGGCAATGTGGACCCCGTCACGTTCCTTGGCTCTTTGTTGGTCATCCTGACGCAAATCTTGTCCATTGCTTTGGCCGCCATTCTGACGGGTGTGGTGGCCACGGCCTACACCGCTCAAGTTGAACGTCGTCAAGCGTTGTATGAGATGGAAGTTCGTTCTGTGTTGGCCGATGGCGTTGTCACCGATGAAGAACAAGCCAAACTTAAAATGATGCAAGCCAAGCTTGGCATGTCAGACGACCAAGTGCAATCCATCGTCAATCAGATGGAAGAAGAAAAGCACATTTCGGCGGCCAACAAGCAATCGTAA
- a CDS encoding 4-hydroxy-tetrahydrodipicolinate reductase, translated as MRVGLIGFGKTGRAVASVLLDSELTQLQWVMRQSHVLEHRSVAEFLGVKSDEPALILSKAEFTAANLLDQKPVDVIIDFSGDSGLSYYGEAAAKRGITIISAVSQYEPETKERLKALASQTVVMHSPNITLGINFLMISAKILKNIAPYTDIEIIEEHFKLKPEVSGTAKVIAKQLDLDESQIKTIRAGGIIGTHEILFGFPYQTVRLKHESISREAFGNGIVFAVEQLQGKSKGFYSMEDLLLPFFRLTDEDSDTSQKSKKPWWRFWAN; from the coding sequence ATGCGCGTTGGATTGATTGGTTTTGGTAAGACGGGCAGGGCTGTTGCGTCAGTGTTGTTGGATTCAGAGCTTACGCAGCTGCAGTGGGTGATGCGCCAGTCACATGTTTTAGAGCACCGGTCGGTAGCAGAATTCTTGGGCGTTAAGTCGGACGAGCCTGCGTTGATCTTGTCAAAGGCTGAATTCACAGCAGCCAATTTGTTGGACCAAAAACCAGTGGATGTGATCATTGATTTTTCGGGCGATTCGGGTTTGAGCTATTACGGCGAAGCGGCGGCCAAGCGAGGCATCACCATCATCAGCGCGGTGTCGCAGTACGAGCCAGAAACGAAGGAACGACTCAAGGCGCTTGCTTCGCAGACGGTGGTCATGCACTCGCCCAACATCACGCTGGGCATTAACTTCTTGATGATTTCAGCCAAGATTTTGAAGAATATTGCGCCCTACACCGATATTGAAATCATTGAGGAGCATTTCAAACTCAAGCCCGAAGTGTCTGGCACAGCCAAGGTCATTGCCAAGCAGCTAGACCTTGACGAGAGCCAAATCAAAACCATTCGTGCAGGCGGCATCATTGGCACGCATGAAATTTTGTTTGGTTTTCCATACCAAACCGTGCGTTTGAAGCACGAGTCGATTTCACGCGAAGCATTTGGTAACGGCATTGTGTTTGCGGTCGAGCAGCTGCAAGGCAAAAGCAAAGGCTTTTATTCGATGGAAGATTTGCTGTTGCCGTTCTTCCGCCTCACCGATGAGGACTCCGATACCTCGCAAAAGAGCAAGAAGCCTTGGTGGCGTTTTTGGGCCAACTAA